In the Thermodesulfovibrio yellowstonii DSM 11347 genome, one interval contains:
- a CDS encoding glutamate synthase-related protein codes for MEPATGLKLDYNHKLTIKEFPYIVRWREDRCKRCGQCTAVCPNGAIKPAVKYTRVIESGGDTPKPRPVRRIIHVIEQVNNMENYCTGCAMCALVCPNNAIEPEYNPQNKFLFYKNRGGEGYKRGGRRNDPGVSTLDRIKFTRISMLTDPALDAGRHEFRVRSYIGRILPPEELPLKVKDGKLVVDKSSGKFIPPVREIFPIMIGSMSIGALSPHMWEGLAMGVAYLNEVEGIPVVMCSGEGGFPPRLLKSRYVKYFVLQIASGYFGWDSIIHTLPYMTEDPAAIEIKYGQGAKPGDGGLLMAPKVIKLIAEIRGVPKYVDLPSPPTHQTKYSIEEAVMKMIQSMSMAFGFRIPVYPKISGTKTAKAVLNNLARNPYAAALCIDGEDGGTGAAYNVSLDKMGHPIASNIRECYLDLVKQGKQNELPLIAAGGIGKKGNLAANAAALIMLGASAVAIGKYIMQATADCLGDEYNRCNLCNTGKCPRGITTQDPKLYRRLDPDKVAERVVEIFKAADVELRKIFAPMGRSTELPIGMSDGLSIDDKAMAERLEISYAC; via the coding sequence ATGGAACCAGCTACAGGCTTAAAGCTTGACTATAACCATAAATTAACTATAAAAGAGTTTCCTTACATTGTTAGATGGAGAGAAGACCGTTGCAAACGTTGCGGTCAATGCACAGCAGTATGTCCAAATGGTGCAATAAAGCCTGCTGTTAAATACACAAGGGTTATTGAATCAGGGGGAGACACACCTAAGCCAAGACCTGTAAGAAGAATCATTCATGTGATTGAACAGGTTAACAACATGGAAAACTATTGCACAGGCTGTGCCATGTGTGCCCTTGTATGTCCCAATAATGCCATTGAACCTGAATACAATCCTCAAAATAAATTTCTCTTTTACAAAAACCGTGGCGGTGAAGGATACAAAAGGGGTGGAAGAAGAAATGACCCTGGAGTTTCCACTCTTGACAGAATTAAATTTACAAGAATATCCATGCTGACTGACCCTGCCTTAGATGCAGGAAGGCATGAATTTAGAGTCCGCTCATACATTGGAAGAATCTTACCACCAGAAGAGTTACCTCTCAAAGTTAAAGATGGTAAACTTGTTGTTGATAAATCTTCAGGTAAGTTCATTCCACCTGTTAGAGAAATATTCCCCATAATGATTGGTAGCATGTCCATTGGAGCTCTCTCACCTCACATGTGGGAAGGGCTTGCCATGGGTGTAGCTTATCTGAATGAAGTTGAAGGAATTCCAGTAGTTATGTGCTCTGGTGAAGGAGGATTCCCTCCAAGACTTCTTAAATCAAGATATGTGAAATATTTTGTCCTTCAGATTGCTTCAGGTTATTTTGGATGGGATAGCATAATTCATACATTGCCTTACATGACAGAAGACCCAGCAGCAATAGAGATAAAGTACGGTCAAGGTGCAAAACCAGGTGATGGTGGACTTCTTATGGCACCGAAAGTAATTAAGCTTATTGCCGAAATAAGAGGTGTTCCCAAATATGTTGACCTTCCCTCTCCTCCAACACATCAGACAAAGTATTCTATTGAAGAGGCAGTTATGAAGATGATTCAGTCCATGTCTATGGCTTTTGGATTCAGAATCCCAGTATATCCAAAAATTTCAGGAACAAAAACAGCAAAAGCTGTATTAAACAACTTAGCCCGTAATCCTTATGCTGCTGCATTATGCATAGATGGAGAAGACGGTGGAACTGGTGCAGCATACAATGTCTCCCTTGATAAAATGGGACATCCTATCGCATCAAACATTAGAGAATGCTACCTTGACCTTGTAAAGCAGGGTAAACAGAATGAACTTCCTTTGATTGCTGCAGGAGGCATTGGTAAAAAAGGTAATCTTGCAGCAAATGCTGCAGCACTTATAATGCTTGGTGCATCAGCTGTTGCAATAGGAAAATACATAATGCAGGCAACAGCTGATTGTCTTGGAGATGAGTATAATAGATGCAATCTATGCAACACTGGTAAATGTCCGAGAGGGATAACAACTCAAGACCCTAAGCTTTACAGACGTCTTGACCCAGATAAAGTAGCAGAAAGAGTGGTGGAGATATTCAAAGCTGCGGATGTAGAGCTTCGTAAAATTTTTGCACCTATGGGAAGAAGCACAGAGCTTCCAATTGGAATGTCTGATGGTTTAAGTATAGATGATAAAGCAATGGCAGAAAGGTTGGAGATAAGCTATGCCTGCTAA
- a CDS encoding FAD-dependent oxidoreductase, with translation MPAKKKEQKEMPKVGLHESVISYQDAVRWIDDRTVTIYGNINGKRVPSRILEEFIQESVRDGARNLHIYADGQHGIGGRIYPQGEPIKITIEGPVGQRCGSMGMFGTEIVVKGGVSDDVGWLNCGAKITVLGDATNGAWNAAAQGILYVQGSGGARCDTMTKHNPRFDPPQSWYLRDVGDSFAEFKAGGIAVVCGVNPRNSRSVLGYRPCVGMVGGVIYFRGRIDGYSERDVKLLEITEQDWQWLCEHLKPYLTAIERVELYDELTKSPNEWHKLIPYTPQERRQRRWFKVSMEEFRKNYWEKEVGKGGIFAEYIDHEPTIIPYIVTGEYRRYKPVWANEKYAPPCAYSCPTHIPTHKRTALIRLGKVKEAIEMVLEYSPLPATVCGMICPNLCMQACTRGIIDMPISVKEFGKASLELPAPKKPKPTGHKVAVIGAGPAGMSVAWQLSLKGHEVTIYEATDKIGGKIELCIPEHRLNKEILHKEIERFKEVVPDIRLNTKVTKELFEEILKEYEFVVIAVGAHKPRKIPFPGSEHTVSAYEFMRDINRGKTYDLKGKKVVIIGAGNVGMDTGVEAFLCGASSVVAVDIQKPAAFGAEFQYAKQRGVEIIWPKVTEKYVPEEKKIYFTDGTSLDADFVIVAIGDMPDLDFVPHQIHTERGWVVINEFFQTSNPKVFAIGDVTGLGLVTHAIGHGRLLAEYLHGELMHAPITRDLRPRIPYEKVKIDYYERCRAVTSLEQEAERCLSCGSCRDCHMCEMTCYWGAISRVEKPDGRYEYVVDENKCIACGFCVGICPCGVWEMVENI, from the coding sequence ATGCCTGCTAAGAAAAAAGAACAAAAAGAAATGCCAAAAGTTGGCTTACACGAATCAGTGATTTCCTATCAAGATGCTGTGAGATGGATTGATGACAGAACTGTCACCATATACGGCAATATTAACGGAAAAAGAGTTCCCTCACGAATTCTTGAGGAGTTTATTCAGGAATCAGTAAGGGATGGGGCAAGAAATCTTCATATATATGCAGACGGACAGCACGGAATTGGCGGAAGAATATATCCTCAGGGTGAGCCAATAAAGATTACAATTGAAGGTCCTGTTGGGCAGAGATGCGGCTCAATGGGGATGTTTGGAACAGAGATAGTTGTAAAGGGTGGTGTCTCCGATGACGTGGGATGGCTTAACTGTGGAGCTAAGATAACAGTGCTTGGTGATGCTACAAACGGAGCATGGAATGCTGCTGCACAGGGAATTCTATATGTTCAGGGAAGTGGTGGTGCCCGCTGTGACACAATGACAAAACACAATCCCCGTTTTGACCCACCGCAGTCATGGTATCTAAGAGATGTGGGAGACTCTTTCGCTGAGTTTAAGGCAGGAGGAATAGCTGTAGTGTGCGGCGTAAATCCCCGTAATTCAAGAAGTGTTCTCGGATACAGACCCTGTGTTGGAATGGTTGGTGGTGTTATTTATTTCCGCGGGAGAATAGACGGGTATTCTGAAAGAGATGTGAAACTTCTTGAGATAACTGAGCAGGACTGGCAGTGGCTCTGTGAACATTTAAAGCCCTATCTTACAGCAATTGAGAGAGTAGAACTCTATGATGAACTTACAAAAAGCCCGAATGAATGGCACAAGCTTATTCCCTATACTCCTCAGGAAAGAAGACAGAGACGGTGGTTTAAAGTCTCAATGGAAGAATTCAGAAAAAACTACTGGGAAAAGGAAGTAGGCAAAGGAGGAATTTTTGCCGAATACATTGACCATGAACCAACGATAATCCCATACATTGTAACAGGCGAATATCGTAGATATAAACCAGTTTGGGCAAATGAAAAGTATGCACCACCCTGTGCATACAGTTGTCCAACCCATATACCAACTCATAAAAGAACCGCACTTATAAGGCTTGGAAAAGTAAAAGAAGCCATTGAGATGGTTCTTGAATATAGCCCCTTACCTGCAACTGTCTGCGGAATGATATGTCCTAATCTATGCATGCAGGCATGCACTCGTGGCATAATTGACATGCCAATATCGGTCAAAGAGTTCGGTAAAGCTTCACTGGAGCTTCCAGCACCTAAGAAGCCAAAACCTACAGGTCATAAAGTAGCAGTAATTGGTGCAGGACCTGCTGGAATGTCTGTGGCATGGCAACTAAGCCTTAAGGGACATGAGGTTACCATATATGAGGCAACAGATAAAATTGGAGGTAAAATAGAACTTTGCATACCAGAGCATAGACTTAATAAAGAAATTCTTCATAAAGAAATAGAGAGATTCAAAGAAGTTGTTCCTGATATAAGGCTTAACACAAAAGTGACAAAAGAGCTTTTTGAAGAAATTTTAAAGGAATATGAGTTTGTAGTAATTGCCGTTGGAGCTCACAAACCAAGAAAAATACCTTTCCCCGGCTCAGAGCACACAGTTTCTGCCTATGAGTTCATGAGAGATATAAACAGAGGAAAGACCTATGACCTGAAGGGGAAAAAAGTAGTTATAATTGGTGCTGGAAATGTGGGAATGGACACAGGAGTTGAAGCATTTCTTTGTGGTGCATCATCAGTGGTAGCTGTTGATATACAAAAACCAGCTGCCTTTGGTGCTGAGTTTCAATATGCAAAGCAAAGGGGAGTAGAGATTATATGGCCTAAGGTGACAGAAAAATATGTTCCCGAGGAAAAGAAAATCTATTTTACTGATGGAACAAGCTTAGATGCAGATTTCGTTATAGTTGCAATAGGTGATATGCCTGACTTAGACTTTGTTCCTCATCAGATTCATACTGAGAGAGGCTGGGTTGTGATAAATGAGTTTTTCCAGACATCAAATCCAAAAGTATTTGCCATAGGAGATGTAACAGGACTTGGACTTGTAACCCATGCAATAGGACATGGAAGGCTTCTTGCAGAATATCTCCATGGAGAACTCATGCATGCACCAATAACAAGAGATTTAAGACCAAGAATACCCTATGAAAAAGTTAAAATTGACTATTATGAAAGATGTCGTGCTGTAACAAGCCTTGAACAAGAAGCAGAAAGATGTCTATCCTGTGGTTCCTGTAGAGACTGCCACATGTGTGAGATGACATGCTATTGGGGTGCTATAAGCAGAGTAGAAAAGCCCGATGGCAGATATGAATACGTAGTAGATGAAAATAAATGCATTGCCTGCGGCTTCTGCGTAGGAATCTGCCCCTGCGGCGTCTGGGAGATGGTAGAGAATATTTAA